In Macaca thibetana thibetana isolate TM-01 chromosome 8, ASM2454274v1, whole genome shotgun sequence, one DNA window encodes the following:
- the PEX2 gene encoding peroxisome biogenesis factor 2, giving the protein MVRSAQKIIGIYETFREDMASRKENAKSANRVLRISQLDALELNKALEQLVWSQFAQCFHGFKPGLLARFEPEVKACLWLFLWRFTIYSRNATVGQSVLNIQYKNDFSPNLRYQPPSKNQKIWYAVCTIGGRWLEERCYDLFRNHHLASFGKVKQCVNFVVGLLKLGGLINFLIFLQRGKFATLTERLLGIHSVFCKPQNIREVGFEYMNRELLWHGFAEFLIFLLPLISVQKLKAKLSSWCIPLTGAPNSDNTLATSGKECSLCGEWPTMPHTIGCEHIFCYFCAKSSFLFDMYFTCPKCGTEVHSLQPLKSGIEMSEVNAL; this is encoded by the coding sequence AGACCTTCAGAGAAGACATGGCTTCCAGAAAAGAGAATGCAAAGAGTGCAAACAGAGTGCTAAGAATAAGCCAGTTGGATGCGCTTGAACTAAACAAGGCCCTGGAGCAGCTAGTTTGGTCCCAGTTTGCTCAGTGCTTTCATGGATTTAAACCTGGGCTATTAGCTCGCTTTGAGCCAGAGGTGAAAGCGTGCTTATGGCTTTTCTTGTGGAGATTCACCATCTACTCCAGAAATGCCACAGTGGGACAGTCAGTTTTGAATATTCAGTACAAAAACGATTTTTCCCCTAACCTGAGATATCAGCCACCCAGTAAAAATCAAAAAATCTGGTATGCTGTTTGTACAATTGGTGGGAGGTGGTTAGAAGAACGATGCTATGATTTGTTTCGAAACCATCATTTAGCATCATTTGGGAAAGTCAAGCAGTGTGTGAATTTTGTGGTTGGACTTTTGAAATTAGGTGGACtgattaattttttgattttcctTCAGAGGGGAAAGTTTGCAACTTTGACAGAACGTCTCCTAGGCATTCATTCTGTATTTTGCAAGCCTCAAAACATACGTGAAGTTGGCTTTGAATACATGAATAGGGAACTTCTCTGGCATGGTTTTGctgaatttctgatttttctcttacCACTTATCAGTGTCCAGAAGTTGAAAGCCAAGCTGTCTTCATGGTGTATCCCTCTTACTGGTGCACCTAATAGTGACAATACATTAGCCACTAGTGGCAAAGAATGCTCTCTTTGTGGAGAGTGGCCCACCATGCCTCACACCATAGGATGTGagcatattttctgttatttctgtgCTAAGAGTAGTTTCTTATTTGACATGTACTTTACTTGTCCTAAGTGTGGCACAGAAGTGCACAGTCTGCAGCCACTGAAATCAGGAATTGAGATGTCAGAAGTAAATGCTCTTTAG